tgtgtgtgtgtgttcagataCACACTTCCTGCGCTCGGGCTGATTTGCATGTTTTGGTCATTTCCATACTGGAACCTTGGCTGTAAAGCCGCTGTGAGGGGGGAGGGGCTGGAGAGGCGAGGGGAGAGGGGTTGGTGTGGTGGAGGCTTATGAGAGTATTTGCATGGTGTGTATCCAGCAGCTCGCTGCCTCTCTCACtcactttttctctctctctctctctctctcaaataCACACCCAgagccaaaaaggcccaatttGACATTCAAATGATGTGAGCTTATTCAGCAAACCTTTGTACTGTCTCACTccgtctctcacacacactcagctcTGACTCTTCTTGAAaagaattgtttgtttttagacacacatctgtatgtgtgtgtatgtgaacgGTCAGTAGGCTCCTATACAGTAAAACATGTTGGAAGACGCACTTAAATGATAGAAAGCCAAATCACTTAGCTCTAAGATTTGTTTTAGAGGACTTGAACAGCCACAGTTCATTCTTGTAGCATCTATCTATCAGCAGCTACTAGATGAGaagcaggatacaccctggaccaGTTGCTAGTCTATCACAGGGCCCCTACTGTACCggttaatatatttaaattatttttaaaatgtggtatatatatatatatatatatatatatatatatatatatataaaacaaatcttAGAGTCTGTCTATTAACACATCAAACAGTTCAGACAATACGCtctgaaaacatgaaaagaatttAGTTAAATTCAGTTACAGCAGCAGGTTATCACATGTTATCATTTCACTTTAAGTAGAGAATAAATACGAGAATAAATAAGCCTAAATAGATAGATAATTGTAATTCTCTTAGAATCCAGTTCAGTCCCATCATTTTGATCTAGTTTAATGTAAATGGGTTTAATTCATCATAGCAAATCAGGCAACGTCTTCTCTTTCAGACGTAAAAAGTTGACTCAGATTATTTTGAGATTGCTTGTCTGATGGTAACTAAACTGatgtgtcttgtttttgttattttattcatttcacttattttatatttatttgtttaagatAAAATTGGTCTATCATAGTTGTTTTTGCTTCATGCCACTTTGATGCCACCGTGCTGAGGAAGCCTGTGGATTACATTTATTCTGTATAGTTCAATTAAACTGTTATTAATCCAACTTGCATTCAACATTTGTTGCAATTAACCAGAAATAAAGTATCTATAACTCATCAGGCTCATGCTTACTGTAACAGAGCATGTTACTATCAACAGGTTACCTTTAAAGCCTGACATATGACATTTtgttatttgaactttttttaatTGGACTTTTAAACAAATGCCTTTTATGGAAATTCATTAGCATAATCTTAGGAGAAAACTTCTGGAAAATGAGTCTTTAAGACACCAGTGAAGTCTGTGGGGGTCAGAGAGACGTGTCAAATTGTATACAAAAGgattttaagaaacattttgatTATGTAAGCGGTGCAGATTTCTCAGAAACATCTGTATGAAATATGATGAAGAGACATTATTAAGgtctgaaagagaaaagaattcAGAGGTCAGGGAGTCTTTCTCTTGGCTTGTGTGAGAgctcatttacacattttactttAGAAAAATTCAACACTGTTTCATTTTTAGCagaattttgatttaatttgtggTAAAGTTAGATGAACATGTTGATCTTTCAACTTtctctgtttcatttttctgcttgttttcgTTCTTGGTTCATCTTTAAGCACAGTGAGCCACATTTGTTTGAAAGACATCATATGAATATAACTGTGAACGTGACTGAAAAGCAGAGCcaccttttaaaatctgtttttcttttttactttcaaCATTTAGAGCAAAACGGAATTGACTTCAGTCGTCAGGTAAGTCtctgacatcacttcctgtgtatGAATGAATTCTCTGTCTTCATCAGGATGGGTTGATAGCTCGGGCTAACTTgtaacttctttttcttttagctcaCAGCTACACTAATGATTGTTTCATAATCAAAAGTGTTTTAACTGTTGTCTAGGAAAACCTCTGGGATGACATTATAGCAAAGAAGCCACAATTTGAATGTTAAGAAGATAGTTTGGTGTCTTGGAAGTCTGGTTTTATGAGGGTCCTCTCCAAAGTCAGAGACCTGTATTGTTGAAAAGTGTCCATTAAATTGAAGCAAATATGCAACGTGTCTTCATGTGTAGATCAGCTCCACAGATGGTGGTTGTTTCTACAAGTTCAttagacaaacacacattcttACTTAGTTTTACAGcaaacgttaaaaaaaaaactataactCTGCAGCAACATGTTGGCAAATAGGATTTATGAATAACATTCAACAGGCAAAGAAGGAATTTGAGACTGATCTGCAATGAAGAAATTTATAATCCACATTAACAATTATGGATCCGCATaacttaagtgttttttttataaaccacatggctttatttattttgtgaatgGTGTGgtttatcaaaagaaaaaaacaactgttacaTGGATCAAACTCTTTACATCACCATCACAAAATTGGACCAGGAAGGAAGAACTTAAATGAAAACTCAACACcgaaaacataaaatgaatgtCCTTTAATAAAGACCAAAAAGTGGGACCCACAAGGTAAAACAAGCAAATAACACGAGGCACACAGGATCACAACACTAGGACTGATAGACACAGACGAAGTAAGGCGGCAAAGGAGGGAGTCAGTCAGGCACGGCAAAACGACGAGACGCAGGTGGAGCACAGCGGAGGACAGGTGCTACAGGAGGGCAGGAAGTTACCTGAAACAAGGCAAGACATTAGtgtacaaataaaacaggaaacagcaaacCAGTGGTAACCAGAGGTAACCAGAGGTAACACTCATAAATGCACCACTTCaaacaatgtcatctcagggcactttacagacaaatctaCTCAATTCATAACAAATATAACCTGGTTAAAGAAAACCAACACAAtgcatcaaatcttgacttggatccaatcctccatcctgagcatgcaagaGGTGACGGCGGAAAGGAAAAACTTTGAGTTAGGAGGTTCCAGCGGATGTTCTGTCACACTGACTGCTGCACAAACCTgataaatcttatttatttaattgttttttcagTTAAAGTACAATACTCATCAAGCTGCAGTTCGTCTTTTAattgggttttaaaaaaattgcaacATGAGATTTTTTGCTTCCTGTAAACTTAAAATGCTCAGTTatttccttaaaataaaacctccCACTCAGTAGGTTTTCTAAACAACAGCAGCTTCTGTCGCTGCAGCTGGAATTTCGATCGTTTTCGTTCGTTATGCTGTTGCATTAAAAAGAGATGATGAGACTACTGCTGTAGGAAATGTCAGCTGGCTCATTTGCCTAATTTTTATGTGGTTTTCAGTTCAtttgaaaaacagacaaaaatatattttagttcTGTTAGTTCCTTTGAAATGAAGCTGTTATGCCAACATGTGGCGTAATATCGGCCTGCtctggtttatttatttggaaagtTTTGTGGAGCTAGTGACTCTTCTGTGCTGGTTGTAGTTCTGGTTTGATCCACGGCTCTTCCATGCTGAAGAGTCCCCTACGAGACAAAACGACTGACTGAAAAGTAAAATCAGCTCATTGGCAGCTTTGGTGTTTTTCAGAGCAGCTGCTCCTTTGTTGGATATAAATTCAGcagtttttcagattttttattaaatatttgaacAAGTGAATGTTTCTTTCACTGCCTTCGCTTTCAGGAAGTGGCTTCAGGGGTTAGTAAGTCGGGTGGGATATTTGCATACTGGCTTGCTGAAGAGGAGGGAAAGCATCTATTAATCTTTGGATCATGTTTAGTGACCAAACTGGTCCAGGAGTGAATGTTCGTTGGTCTGTTAGTGTCTCTGCTTTGTCTTCATGCACCACACAAGCACAATCAGCCAGAACTGTCAACACAAATGAGTCTTATGTAGAGTTTATAGAATATAGAAGAAGTTATATAGACTTTAATCTGTTAATATGTGATAGTTATGTGTTAGTTCGGATGCGTTTTCTACATCTTAGATAAAGACAGAGGACATCAACGACTCACCTCCGTCCACTCTGAAGACATGCCACCTCACACAGAGCTCACCTGTGCATGGAAGCCAGCTGAGTGGGGTAAGGCACACTCGCTCAGGAAAACTTAATCTTAACTTAATAAAAGATGTAATAATTGATGGACAGATTTTAAAGTCCTATACTGTTTACATCCTCGCTGATTATTTTGTTTCGCTTCAGGAGCTCACCTCCCTCCACCCCATGGTTTTGATGCCACCCTCTCACCTGCCGTCTCCCTCCCCCTTCCTGCTCTCCCAGAGTCCCTCCAGCCATCAAGGTGGAGTCTCAGGAAACTTCCACTGAGTCAACTCTGATGGAAACTGAGCTAATGGTTCATAGGGGAAAAGCAGTGATATTCAAAACAGCCATTTCAGTACTTAGGGAAAGAGATTTGATCTGTCTGTACAGCAACCGGGGAAACAGGCAAGAATAGCTAATCTTCCACAGTCTAGCTTTCTAATTAACAAGTTATatctttgagtgtgtgtgtgtgtgtgtgtgtgtgtgtgtgtgtgtgtgtgtgtgtgtgtgtgtgtgtgtgtgtgtgtgtgtgtgtgtgtgtgtgtaaaggatCAGtgggatatttttttaaagctagcTTGCAACATTAAGCTAGAATCAGAGCATCTCTTAGCAAAAAAGTAGTTTATTCAAACGTACTACGAGTatacttttttatacttaaactGAGATAGTATACTGATAGTACACTgaaagtttactttttatatactATATATTATATACTTAAGAATAGTATGGTGAAGTATATTTAGCTTATACTGATAAGTATGAAAAAAAGTCTGAGACGAAGTACATTAACACTACAACTTATACTTCAATAATAAAGCTCATACTTGTAATTAAGTATACTTTCTACTTCTTTCTGTTACAAAGTACTAATACTTAGTACAGGAGTGCctaagtccagtcctcgagagctactatcctgcaactttaagatgcatcccttctccagcacacctgaatcaagcGAATGTGTCGTTGCCAGCGTCTGCAGAGCTGGACGACGTGCAGGAGGGAACGCAgccatttcattcaggtgtgttgaagaagggatgcatctaaaagttgccggatagtagatctcgaggacttgGGCTCCCCTGAAGTACAGAATAAGGTCAAGTCACTGAGTCGTGCTTACATTTAATTTAGCAGAATAAAAAAGCTTTTCACGGCACACGTTTGCTTAGAGGTATTACCGCTGTTATAAACGTACATTTTCAGGATCATGTAGTGCTGGAGTTTAAAAGTTTACAGTAAACAGTCTGTGTGCTCAACCGAATTACCTTTATGTTCCTAAAAGTTCAGTTTTAGTCATTCTAAGTTCATAAAAGTATAAAGCATGCTTCAGAAAACTAAAATGTGGACTAGACGTATTTACATACACTAGTAGTATATAGATGAGGGTACTGTATACTTATAAGTGTACTTTTATAAACTTAAAATGTTCTAATTTAGTCTGAAGAAGTATTAAGTTAGTATACTTTCTAGGACACTAGAAGTACATGGTCCGTGGTATACCTGCTACACTTATTCTCAAGTATacttaatgaaataaacttTAAGTATACTACTTTTGCTAAGGGCTGAGTATTGAGGCCAAAGTAAGCCATCCTgccttgtttgttttattataaaccCGACGTGACAATGAAACATGATGTTTTTCCTGCAAGAAGCATTTATTAATTTCCTAattgatgaaaaacttttacttatttatgtttttataccaCAGCTCTTCTGCAGCCCAACCTGCTGTCCCTCCCTAGCCAGAGTCAAACTAGTCTTCTTCAGCACCAACCTGGACTGGCTCTGACCCCACAGGTAACAAATGTCATCTACACAAAGCAAACATGGCGACAGTtaggagaggaggagacagaaaatgAGTAAACATAGgtgtaaaaaaacatgaatgaggaagaaaaatctttaaacacatttaataaacaaacaaacaccactTTATAACATAGCCATTAGAAAAACTTTTCACTTTCTATATCTTCTACTGCAATCTTCTGTCATTGTtgcaaataaatcaataagTCAATTAACACACCAAACCTTGTGCATTGCAATCATGCAAATACTGGCCCTGGATGTAAGTCATAATTCTTAAGGATGGTTGAATATTTCAGATTTAAGGAAAATAGAATTATGAATGCCATCATTTAAAGTGACATGTGACATTTGAAATGCTTGATGTGACTACAGGTGCTTCTTGAACCTTGGACTGGTTCGTGTAGGTGAGGTAGATGAGGTCACCTGTCAGACGTAAGAACAGCAGAGCTGCTAAACCCGTCCCTCTTAACTCCATTCCCTCCATTGTTTGACATATTCATTGTTACATCCACTGCTTACTTCGGCACtgttatgtgttttattttattttttttgttttaaactaacATCACAGTTGAAGCTGAGCCCATTACCAGCACAAAAGAAACAAGGaagttaaaatgaatgatgaattgGGCCATAACTGTCTAATAAGATGTGCACACTATACTGTACCAAAGATGGTTAGCATCATCCGAGTCACCCCAGTGCacagttttctgtttcagaGAAAACGGCTGATGGACTTGTGTCTTGGCTTGTGAGCCGCTGTGGTGCTCCTCTGCTAATGAGTTTGGGCTCTAAAAAGTTGATGTTGACTCTGACAGACTGAGATTAGTTgcctgaaaagaaaagcaccatttaattttaaaagtacaaatactcatgctttaattttaaaagtgtACTAATATTTTTTAGCTACAGAGGGTATTTAACCTGTACATTAAGGTGCATTAACACAATTAGACTAGATGCAGCATATACATACTTCTCCCTTAAAACCTTGAAGCAAGTTACTCAGCCTTTAAATTGATGTGCTTCATCAGGCTGAGTAATAATAAGTGTTGCTGCAAATATGCTATCTTTCCATAAGGCtcagttatttatttgaacaaGCCCAGATTCTCAGTTTCACCTGATACAGTTTATTCTGCACCAACAgaacagcaacacaaacagctCAGTGGAAGAACTGGGTGACCTGGCCCTTCTTCGTCCAGCTTTCAAACTCATCTTAGACTCTGAGCTTTTATAGCGTGCTATTCTAGCCTTTCCTGAGaagagaataaaattaaatgaaaaggcaAATTGCAAAACGTCTAATTTCAAAGGAATACCTCTCCTCTGGTGAATTCTTGgataaaaaaatgtgacatcAGTTTTCCATGCAGGTCCCAAAAACTTTCTGGAACACACTATAAGGAGGGGCAtcagagagaaggaaagaaaagaaacttaatGATCTCTCCCTGCTGAATCCAACACAAATACTTATTATTTTAACTACACAAGTTTTTAAGAAAAACCCAGATTTCAAGAAATTTTCAAACAATGCTTACATTTAAGAATGTTTTTAAGGGAAGTTTAGGTTTTAATAACTGGGTTAACAGTTTCATATGtttgtcagaggtccaacaacattgttttcagtgtattaccccaaattcagccttggtccttgaTTTCAtccattccaaatgtggctcttgtgagctctactgagaacgggctgtttctgtgcctgaacctttaaatgttcatgagtggtgcctggcCACGCCACGCCACGCCACGCCACGCCAcgccacgcccctctctgggagaggatcctGCCTTCGCTGGCACCCTCTTGGTGATTTTAGAGTGCGGGCTCAGCTAGCTGGGGGGGCGGGTCAGTGACAGTATCCCTttgttatttccctttgtgaggtcattgagggaaagatctcagactcacctatttgagcacacattcactatAAAGTGGATCAAGCAAGtaaaagaggagacagaatttctCATTTTGGGGCCTCACACACAGGCTaggaggacacatatgactgttaaaaAACCTTTGGAAAGTTAATTTtacataatatgggacctttaataactgctgtttttttccacCAGCAGTAAAAATTTtgtctgcaaaaaaaacaagtaacTCCCTGAAGAACAAGCTGTAGTTATTAAATTCACttgtaacagcagcagaaaacataGCAACTgagcaaataaatcaaataaaaatctgtttaaatctTCATTGTATGAAGTTAAACATTCCTCTCTGCGATGCTTAACTCTGATCCAGGCTATGAGTCGCTCAGGCCTGGCAGGACCTTCTATGGAGAACCACTTGGACATGTCCCACTTGCAGATGCCCAAACACATGTCGGTAGCACCGCAGGAAGAACCCAGTGATCTAGAggaactggagcagtttgcaaAAGCATTCAAACAAAGACGCATCAAACTGGGCTTCACTCAGGTAACAAAGAAGTAACCACACCCTGTTTCCCTCTGAAGCCTTGAAAGCTTATTTTCTCAACTTCTCATGATCTGAGGAAAGGTATAGTGAAAATAGGAGGACTTGACTTCATCAACACACGAAGCATTAACACTGTGGTGTTCTGTTATGAAAAATGGTCAAGCAGCCATCTGTTGGTGAGATTTCTTGCAGTAAAGCAGTGGGTTTTCAGTTCAGACAGAACGTGGAAGTTAACATGTTTTTCGTGTTCTGCTACACTGGATGGCCATAAAACATTTGCCTTTAAATATTCTAGTCAGTTTAAAATTGAACACAGATAATATTGGtgaggtaaacatttgttgatggacaaagttgtttcagcttcgtccatccaggtttggtgattttaacatccatgcaGACAAACCTCAGGACAAAGGGACTAAAGACCTGAGTAACagagaactttgggctgactcagcatataacagagcccacacacactaaaggacacactctagatttaGTGATTTCAAAGGGTTTGGACTTTTCCAAGGttgctgtgtgtgatgtgggcctgtctgatccttaccatgttttctttgagagtatGGTTCCTGTTCACACTAATGTCTCAGTGGAGGTGATCACAAAATGGTGTTTGACTGAAAACACGAGTGgaatgtttaaccaggtcttctctttaacacctgccctgtcaggTTGAACAGTCAATAAccttgtcactagttttaatgctaaaataataaattttatggACACCAGGGATCGAATTACGGGGGAGCTACagggagctcggctcccctgaaaggcacagGAGCTCtcctaaagacattcagctgatacaTTGAGGGGGAGTCCTAAAAATAGttcactttcaggttacatttaatttttccaaaaggttcctgatgtgtctcgaaaagaaaagcatttatttgtcagctttgttggaatgcaaggaagtcctgtttctctgacattatAATGCTTGAGCCTTATTCACTTCTGTCCACAGGAttacaaaccctcctgtgtcagtagcacctgaactttattcaacTAAAACCTGCAATGAGTtcgccaaattcttcacagacaaaatccagaatatcagaaaagcagttggttcatcagcagcatgttcaacagacatactgtgtccataaaaaccagtttaaacaccatgacagtttaatcccattaacagcaaagatctgggggACATCTTACGTCCGCTGAACTCCTCTTTGatcatcctgcccacaggtttttttcaaaaaggtctGAAAGACTCTGGATCCAGATCTGGTACAGATTGTGAGcttgtctttaatttcgggcgtcttcccagaacttccagaaacagctgtaatgaagcctctgctaaaaagggacaatctagacaaaacacaaatgaacaacTTCAGACCCATCTCAAATTTTCTATTTCTAAGTAAGATCAtcgaaaaagccgtttttcatcagctaaatgactttttaacacaaaacaactgctacgatgtcttctaGTTAGGtcttagacagcaccacagcactgagatgctctgaccaaagtcattaatgacatatgtttgaacacagacgatggaaaaatgttttagtcttactggaccccagtgctgcatttgatacagtctaccacaatatattactcccGACTGGAGAACTGGATGGGCCTCTCTGGCATTGTACTACACTagttgaaaatgtatttaaagtacagaaagtactttgtgtcaataggtaactttacatctgagcagacaagaattacatgtggagttccccaaggttccatcctggggcctcttctatttaacatctacatgctcccactggcacaggtcatgaggaaaaacaaaattagttaccatagctacgcagatgacacacagatatatattacaatgtcaccaggagaccgaggccccgtacaggctcttgcattgaagagattaatgactggatgtgatTGAACTTTATtgagttaaacaaaaacaaaactgaggtgatggtctttggagccaaaaagaaacaattaaaaaccaccaaccaggccagaaatctgggtgtagtgatggactcagaccttaactttgtgaaacacattaagggaattacaaagtcagcctactatcaccttaagaacatatcaagggtaaaagatcagatgtctcagcaggacctggaaaaactagtccagttggcttgattattgtaacagagtttttacaggttctacctaaaacatcagtcagacacctgcagctgggCCAGAACTCTGCTggtcgagtcctcactaagaccaagaaagtggaccacatcagtccagctctgaggtctttacactggctgccggtccatcagaggatagactttaaagttctgctgctggtctataaagctctgaatggttttggaccaacatacatcagagacctcttgacccagtatgaaccgaccagaaccctcaggtcatttggatccagtttcttatcgattcccagagtcagaaccagacatggagacgCTGCATTCAGCAATTAGCTCAGACCTTTCTTGGGAGACCGTTATTTATCTGCAGAGCAGTGGCAGCAGGCAACAGCAGAATTTGTACATTACTTATAATCGACTGTTTTATTGCTGCATCAATACAGAATCGTCCACATCCGCATCGTGATGCAATGCAGAAATGATTCAATTAAACCCGTAGCAGCTATTTTTCTAAGGCAGTCAGAagactgtgttgtgttgttgaTGGTTTTTGTGGTCATATCAAATGTGGAAAACTGAAACTAAagttgtaataaaaataaatgatcctATTTAGTTCTTATTGCACATAGCATCTTATCTTGAATAAAAACTGCACATTATGCATGTTAGTCCTTTTGTTTGGATTTCTGTTAACATAAAATAGTGAATTATAaacattataataatattaagattatatattaatatataatattagaTTATAAATGTTGTTAAGACCAGGAGATAGAAAGATAAATCTGATCTTTAGTTGCTGATCAAATAGGTTTTGGTCTTGAACCCTTTTAAACATTTCCATGAGAAAGTGGTGTCCTTCATAtgttctgctgtgtttgtgATCCATTACAGGGAGATGTCGGCCTTGCAATGGGAAAACTGTACGGGAATGACTTCAGTCAGACTACAATCTCACGCTTTGAAGCTCTAAATCTAAGCTTCAAAAACATGTGCAAGCTCAAACCGCTGCTGGAGAAATGGCTTAGTGATGCAGGTACAGCAAAATAACTACAATAAGCAGTGCTGTTTGTATCATAACATCAAAGATTAGATAAAGAAGCCAAACTCATCAAATGCATCTCTCAcacaataatttaattaaaaaacaaaaagttttatttcatttgttgaGGTACTTTACAATTTATACACAGTTCTTCAATCACAGTCAGTCTTAACAAAATGAGCAAtaacatgtaaacaataaagGTGGTAAATACGTGTGTGTTGCAAAAAGCAGAGCAGATACgaataaagtttgaatttatttataccCTATAATTTACAATAATATGGAAGTTAATTATAAGATTAAATtctattcagctttatttacaaaacgccaatttacaacaaagtcatctcaaggcccTTTAACAGACAGTccaatttatttgttttacagttATAATTCAATCAAAACTATTTGTTTTATAAGTTTATAATGTGTTCACATATGAACCGATTCATAAAAAAGGAGATTGCATAGCTAGAGAAACCAAAGCACTATATAAAATCTTTTCTTCAGTTCCATCCCCCGGTCTGAACATGCACGGTGCACAACCAGACTCAGGGAGGGCGACCATCTGCCCCAGCTGGTCAGGGATGGAGAGGACGGGTGGGGTTaacaagtaaaaaagaaagaaaagcaaccTCAGCCTATAGCAGCAGAACTTAAGGGACGGATAAGGAGATGGGTGTGAAGACAGTCTTTTATATAAGATAtagcaaaaaggaaagttttaaacCTTTTCTTAATAGAGAGGATGTCTGCTTCCTAAACCCAGACTGGTAGTTGAATCCATAAGAGAGGAGCCTGAAAACTGTAGGCTCCGCCTCTCATCACTCCAGGAAACACAAGTATGATATTAGATTTACTTCTGTAGAGCCTGATCAAGATGCACCTAAAACTACTTTGCTttggaaaatgtattttattttatttagttcattTGCCAAGATTTAGATGAGAacattttttctactttaactTGTTGGTCCTTTAGATTTCTCCCATGATTTTGAAGCACAGTATTAATACTGCAGCAAAAAATATaacactttttctttacattagaAAACTCCCCTTCTGACACAATGAGCACCTCGACCTCTCTGCCACCGCTGATGGAGGGCTATGGACGCAAACGGAAGAAGAGGACAAGTATTGAAACAAACATCAAGATGACGTTGGAGAAACGCTTCATGGATGTAAGTCCAAGatggattcagtttttattttaccaaGTTAAAAATGCTGAGCTGATTCAATACACAATTCTTTATCAAATCTCATCACATTTGGGGGTTTTAGAATCCAAAACCTAACTCCGAGGAGATAACCCTGATCTCAGAGCAGCTGTCCATGGAGAAGGAGGTGGTTCGAGTTTGGTTCTGTAATCGTCGTCAGAAGGAAAAAAGGATCTACTGCCCTGTGGCTGCTTTACCAGTCAAATCTCACAGCTACAACTCCCGAATGGTTAGCTGTCTAACCCACTCATCTCTTTCACACTAAAA
The sequence above is a segment of the Melanotaenia boesemani isolate fMelBoe1 chromosome 15, fMelBoe1.pri, whole genome shotgun sequence genome. Coding sequences within it:
- the pou2f3 gene encoding POU domain, class 2, transcription factor 3, with protein sequence MSTDTVEQSEAPAEQAEQNGIDFSRQIKTEDINDSPPSTLKTCHLTQSSPVHGSQLSGELTSLHPMVLMPPSHLPSPSPFLLSQSPSSHQALLQPNLLSLPSQSQTSLLQHQPGLALTPQAMSRSGLAGPSMENHLDMSHLQMPKHMSVAPQEEPSDLEELEQFAKAFKQRRIKLGFTQGDVGLAMGKLYGNDFSQTTISRFEALNLSFKNMCKLKPLLEKWLSDAENSPSDTMSTSTSLPPLMEGYGRKRKKRTSIETNIKMTLEKRFMDNPKPNSEEITLISEQLSMEKEVVRVWFCNRRQKEKRIYCPVAALPVKSHSYNSRMASASRPYSPLASGAVSSNSSPNSISREPSPNSLSTASVSLTTQVNPASYGTPGSWYRAWNAAYHH